One stretch of Comamonas testosteroni DNA includes these proteins:
- a CDS encoding electron transfer flavoprotein subunit beta/FixA family protein, translating to MKILVPVKRVVDYNVKVRVKSDGTGVDIANVKMSMNPFDEIAVEEAVRLKEKGVVTEVIAVSCGVAQCQETLRTAMAIGADRGILVETDVELQPLAVAKLLKALVDKEQPGLVICGKQAIDDDANQTGQMLAALADLPQATFASKVEVAGDKADAPRVNVTREVDGGLETVALSTPAVITTDLRLNEPRYVTLPNIMKAKKKQLDTFKPEDLGVDVTPRLKTVKVSEPAKRGAGVKVADVAALVDKLKNEAKVI from the coding sequence ATGAAAATCCTTGTACCCGTCAAACGTGTCGTGGACTACAACGTCAAGGTCCGCGTGAAGTCGGACGGCACGGGTGTGGACATCGCCAACGTCAAGATGAGCATGAACCCCTTTGACGAAATCGCCGTCGAAGAAGCCGTGCGCCTGAAGGAAAAAGGCGTGGTGACCGAAGTCATCGCCGTCTCCTGCGGCGTGGCCCAGTGCCAGGAAACCCTGCGCACGGCCATGGCCATCGGTGCCGATCGCGGCATCCTGGTCGAGACCGATGTCGAGCTGCAGCCTCTGGCCGTGGCCAAGCTGCTCAAGGCCCTGGTGGACAAGGAGCAACCCGGTCTGGTCATCTGCGGCAAGCAGGCCATCGACGACGATGCCAACCAGACCGGCCAGATGCTGGCGGCCCTGGCCGACCTGCCCCAGGCCACCTTCGCCTCCAAGGTCGAAGTCGCCGGCGACAAGGCTGACGCGCCCCGGGTCAACGTCACCCGCGAAGTGGACGGCGGCCTGGAAACCGTGGCCCTGTCCACGCCCGCCGTCATCACCACCGACCTGCGCCTGAACGAGCCCCGCTACGTCACCTTGCCCAACATCATGAAGGCCAAGAAAAAGCAGCTGGACACCTTCAAGCCCGAAGACCTGGGTGTGGACGTGACGCCCCGCCTCAAGACCGTGAAGGTCTCCGAGCCTGCCAAGCGTGGCGCTGGCGTCAAGGTGGCCGATGTGGCCGCCCTGGTCGACAAGCTGAAAAACGAAGCGAAGGTCATCTAA
- a CDS encoding NAD(P)H-dependent flavin oxidoreductase, whose protein sequence is MKTRITELFGIEHPIIQGGMHHVGLAELAAAVSNAGGLGIITGLTQRTPELLAREIARCREMTDKPFGVNLTFLPSVNPPDYPGYVKAIIEGGVKVVETAGNNPQKWLPALKEAGIKVIHKCTSVRHALKAEVIGCDAISVDGFECGGHPGEDDIPNFILLPRAAEELKIPFVASGGMADGRSLVAALALGAEGINMGTRFIATKEAPVHANVKQAIVAASELDTRLVMRPLRNTERVLTNPATERLLQKERELGAAITFADIAPEVAGVYPRIMHDGDMDAGVWSCGMVAGLINDVPTVAQLIAGIMDQAHALINERLAGLAR, encoded by the coding sequence ATGAAGACACGCATCACCGAACTCTTTGGCATCGAGCACCCCATCATCCAGGGAGGCATGCACCATGTAGGCTTGGCCGAGCTGGCCGCTGCCGTCTCCAACGCAGGGGGGCTGGGCATCATCACGGGCCTGACCCAGCGCACGCCCGAGCTGCTGGCACGCGAGATCGCGCGCTGCCGCGAGATGACGGACAAGCCCTTTGGCGTCAACCTGACCTTTCTGCCCTCGGTCAACCCGCCTGACTACCCGGGCTATGTCAAGGCCATCATCGAAGGCGGCGTCAAGGTGGTCGAGACGGCCGGCAACAACCCGCAGAAATGGCTGCCCGCGCTCAAGGAAGCCGGCATCAAGGTGATTCACAAGTGCACCTCGGTGCGCCATGCGCTCAAGGCCGAGGTCATCGGCTGCGACGCCATCAGCGTGGACGGCTTCGAATGCGGCGGCCATCCGGGCGAGGACGATATTCCCAACTTCATCCTGCTGCCGCGCGCGGCAGAAGAGCTGAAGATTCCCTTTGTCGCCTCGGGCGGCATGGCAGACGGCCGCTCGCTGGTGGCCGCGCTGGCGCTGGGCGCCGAGGGCATCAACATGGGCACGCGCTTCATCGCTACGAAAGAGGCTCCTGTACACGCCAACGTCAAGCAGGCCATCGTGGCGGCCAGCGAGCTCGACACCCGCCTGGTCATGCGCCCGCTGCGCAACACTGAACGCGTGCTGACCAACCCGGCGACCGAGCGCCTGCTGCAAAAGGAGCGCGAGCTGGGCGCGGCCATCACCTTTGCCGACATCGCGCCCGAAGTGGCCGGCGTCTATCCGCGCATCATGCACGACGGCGACATGGACGCGGGCGTCTGGTCCTGCGGCATGGTGGCCGGCCTGATCAACGATGTGCCTACGGTGGCGCAACTGATCGCCGGCATCATGGACCAGGCCCATGCACTGATCAACGAGCGGCTCGCGGGTCTGGCCCGCTAA
- a CDS encoding Bug family tripartite tricarboxylate transporter substrate binding protein codes for MYTRNTAPQAGATRRSVLALAAAPLLAGMAGGALAETDWPSKMLRLVVPFPAGGPTDTASRIVGQKLGERLRQTVVVENRPGASGSIAAVQVAKSPADGYTLMMLATPTLLAPHLYKKAGYDTVKDFTPVATVYDLPIVIVVNPALLPDVTDLKSLIAHAKAQKSPLNYTSSGAGSFGHLSMELLKQMAGFDMQHVPYKGGVPAITDTIGGQVPIMYADLVAALPHIQAGKLRAIAVGSPQRVRMLPDTRTIAEQGIKGYDAVSWGGLLAPKGTPKAVVDRIASEVQQILADKDIQDKLLHAGAIATFQNPAQLGQRIQQDYTRWGQLIRDKGIAVE; via the coding sequence CCGCAGCGCCGCTGCTGGCCGGCATGGCCGGCGGCGCGCTGGCCGAGACCGACTGGCCCAGCAAGATGCTGCGCCTGGTCGTGCCTTTCCCGGCGGGTGGACCCACCGATACCGCATCGCGCATCGTGGGCCAGAAGCTGGGCGAGCGCCTCAGGCAGACCGTGGTGGTGGAGAACCGCCCCGGCGCCTCGGGCTCGATCGCGGCAGTGCAGGTCGCCAAGAGTCCGGCCGACGGCTACACGCTGATGATGCTGGCCACGCCCACGCTGCTGGCGCCGCACTTGTACAAGAAGGCGGGCTACGACACCGTCAAGGACTTCACGCCCGTGGCTACGGTCTATGACCTGCCCATCGTCATCGTGGTCAATCCTGCGCTGCTGCCCGACGTTACCGACCTCAAGAGTCTGATCGCCCACGCCAAAGCCCAGAAGTCGCCGCTGAACTACACCAGCTCGGGCGCCGGAAGCTTCGGCCACCTGAGCATGGAACTGCTCAAGCAGATGGCCGGCTTCGACATGCAGCATGTGCCCTACAAGGGCGGCGTGCCCGCCATCACCGACACCATCGGCGGCCAGGTGCCCATCATGTATGCAGACCTCGTGGCCGCGCTGCCCCACATCCAGGCCGGCAAGCTGCGCGCCATCGCCGTGGGTTCGCCCCAGCGCGTGAGAATGCTGCCTGACACCAGGACCATTGCCGAGCAGGGCATCAAGGGCTACGACGCCGTCTCCTGGGGCGGTCTGCTCGCGCCCAAGGGTACGCCCAAGGCCGTGGTGGACCGCATCGCCTCAGAAGTCCAGCAGATCCTGGCCGACAAGGACATCCAGGACAAGCTGCTCCACGCGGGCGCCATCGCCACCTTCCAGAATCCCGCCCAACTGGGTCAGCGCATCCAGCAGGACTACACGCGCTGGGGCCAACTGATCCGCGACAAGGGCATTGCAGTGGAGTAA